The nucleotide sequence GCGGGCACGGGCGATCTTGTATTCCTTAAAAACTTCGCCAAGGGGCGAGGAGGGCGAAACATCGGTAAGCGCGGCAAACAGGTGATCTACGCTTACGTATTCGTCCTTCATGCGGTTGGCTTCGTTTTGGGCGTCGCCCAGAATTTTCGCCAGCCGCTGGGTAATCATGATCTTGTTGGGATCCATGCCGCCGCCGGAGACCGAGGGCCGCTTGCGCAGGGCTCCTTCAATGGCCACGCTGAGGGCCTTGGGCTGCACGCCCATTTGCTCCAGAATGCGGGGCACGATGCCGTTTTCCTGCTGGGTGAGGGCCAGGGCGAGATGCTCGGCATCCGTCTCCTGATGGCCCATGCCTGCGGCAATGCTTTGGGCCTGCCCCACGGCTTCCCTGGCTTTATCCGTAAATTTGTTGATGTCCATAAGCTTCCTCCACCTTGTCCGCGCAAGGGCGGACGAAATGTATTTGGGGGCCGGGAGTCGGCATGCGCTCTACCGGCTAGTCTTCTTCAAAATGCTGCAACCGTTGCACCCTGCGCTCCAGGGAATCAATGCGCTCCAGCAGATCCACGATGATGGTGCCGCCAAGCACGGGCAGCTCAAAATCACAGCAGATGCGCTCAAGCTTGCGCACGCGGTAAATATCCACATCGCGAAAAAGGAAATTCTGCGCCGCGCTGGTGCGGGCTTCAATCCAGCCGAGGCCCAGCAGTTCCTGTAGCCTCTCGGGCGCAATGCCCGTGGCTTCAATAAACTCCTGCCAGACCATGACCGTTGAAGGCACGGGCAGTGAAGATTTTTTTGGGGTCATGCTCATTTGTGTCCTCCACCAGTAACCGTATCGGTTGCCGCCTGCGGCGGCGCCGCTGGAATACGCATGCAAACCCTGTGTGCAGCCGCCGGACGACTGTCTGGTGCTCCTTATGAGCGGGCCTTGAAAGCCGAAACCTCGGCCAGCTTGGTCCACAGGTCGCGCTCTTCGTCCGTAATCTGGGCGGGAACCCGGATCATGACTCTTGCAAGCAGGTCGCCGCGTTTGTCGCCCGCTCCAAGGCCCTTGCCGCGTAGGCGGAACTTGCGCCCGGAGCTGGAGCCAGCGGGAATCTGCATCTCTACGCTGCCTTCAAGGGTCGGAACCTCAACCCGCGCGCCAAGTGCGGCCTCCCAAGGGGCCAGTGCCAGGTCGCACTGCAGGTTGTCGCCGTCCATCTTGAAAACCGCGTGGGGCAGGTAGCGCACCCGCAAAAAAAGGTCGCCCGGCGTGCCGCCCGGCACAGGGTCGCCCTGCCCGGCGAGGCGCAGTTTGGCCCCCTCGCGGATGCCTGAGGGCACATTGACCTCAAGGGTTTTTGTGCCTGCGGGCATGGTGATGGAGACCGAACGCGGACCGCCGCGCAGCACTTCCTCCAGGCTCAGCGCCAGCTCCGCCTCCACGTCGCGGCCGCGCCGCTGACGGGCGGAAAACCCGCCGAAGGGGTCAGGTCCAAAATTGGCCCCGCGCCCGCTG is from Desulfovibrio desulfuricans and encodes:
- a CDS encoding chaperone modulator CbpM — translated: MSMTPKKSSLPVPSTVMVWQEFIEATGIAPERLQELLGLGWIEARTSAAQNFLFRDVDIYRVRKLERICCDFELPVLGGTIIVDLLERIDSLERRVQRLQHFEED
- a CDS encoding DnaJ C-terminal domain-containing protein, which translates into the protein MAVSYKDYYKLLGVERGATAEEVSKAYKKLARKYHPDLNPGDKQAEEKFKEINEAYEVLKDPEKRKLYDQLGPNWQHGQQFQGEPGFENVHFTFNGKNFDGSGFSDFFETLFGGGGQFGGQYGGPFGGQASGRGANFGPDPFGGFSARQRRGRDVEAELALSLEEVLRGGPRSVSITMPAGTKTLEVNVPSGIREGAKLRLAGQGDPVPGGTPGDLFLRVRYLPHAVFKMDGDNLQCDLALAPWEAALGARVEVPTLEGSVEMQIPAGSSSGRKFRLRGKGLGAGDKRGDLLARVMIRVPAQITDEERDLWTKLAEVSAFKARS